DNA from Culex pipiens pallens isolate TS unplaced genomic scaffold, TS_CPP_V2 Cpp_Un0126, whole genome shotgun sequence:
tagaattttagaattttagaattttagaattttagaattttagaattttagaattttagaattttagaattttagaattttagaattttagaattttagaattttagaattttagaattttagaattttagaattttagaattttagaattttagaattttagaattttagaattttagaattttagaattttagaattttagaattttagaattttagaattttagaattttagaattttagaattttagaattttagaattttagaattttagaattttagaattttagaattttagaattttagaattttagaattttagaattttagaattttagaattttagaattttagaattttagaattttagaattttagaattttagaattttagaattttagaattttagaattttagaattttagaattttagaattttagaattttagaattttagaattttagaattttagaattttagaattttagaattttagaattttagaatttagaattttagaattttagaattttagaattttagaattttagaattttagaattttagaattttagaattttagaattttagaattttagaattttagaattttagaattttagaattttagaattttagaattttagaattttagaattttagaattttagaattttagaattttagaattttagaattttagaattttagaattttagaattttagaattttagaattttagaattttagaattttagaattttagaattttagaattttagaattttagaattttagaattttagaattttagaattttagaattttagaattttagaattttagaattttagaattttagaattttagaattttagaattttagaatttagaattttagaattttagaattttagaattttagaattttagaattttggaattttagaattttagaattttagaattttagaatttagaattttagaattttagaattttagaattttagaattttagaattttagaattttagaattttagaattttagaattttagaattttagaattttagaattttagaattttagaattttagaattttagaattttagaattttagaattttagaattttagaattttagaattttagaattttagaattttagaattttagaattttagaattttagaattttagaattttagaattttagaattttagaattttagaattttagaattttagaattttagaattttagaattttagaattttagaattttagaattttagaattttagaattttagaattttagaattttagaattttagaattttagaattttagaattttagaattttagaattttagaattttagaattttagaattttagaattttagaattttagaattttagaattttagaattttagaattttagaatttagaattttagaattttagaattttagaattttagaattttagaattttagaattttagaattttagaattttagaattttagaattttagaattttagaattttagaattttagaattttagaattttagaattttagaattttagaattttagaatttagaattttagaattttagaattttagaattttagaattttagaattttagaattttagaattttagaattttagaattttagaattttagaattttagaattttagaattttagaattttagaattttagaattttagaattttagaattttagaattttagaattttagaattttagaattttagaattttagaattttagaattttagaatttagaattttagaattttagaattttagaattttagaattttagaattttagaattttagaattttagaattttagaattttagaattttagaatttagaattttagaattttagaattttagaattttagaattttagaattttagaattttagaattttagaattttagaattttagaattttagaattttagaattttagaattttagaattttagaattttagaattttagaattttagaatttagaattttagaattttagaattttagaattttagaattttagaattttagaattttagaattttagaattttagaattttagaattttagaattttagaattttagaattttagaattttagaattttagaattttagaattttagaattttagaattttagaattttagaattttagaattttagaattttagaattttagaattttagaattttagaattttagaattttagaatttagaattttagaatttagaattttagaattttagaattttagaattttagaattttagaattttagaattttagaattttagaattttagaattttagaattttagaattttagaattttagaattttagaattttagaattttagaattttagaattttagaattttagaatttagaattttagaattttagaattttagaattttagaattttagaattttagaattttagaattttagaattttagaattttagaattttagaattttagaattttagaattttagaattttagaattttagaattttagaattttagaattttagaattttagaattttagaattttagaatttagaattttagaattttagaattttagaattttagaattttagaattttagaattttagaattttagaattttagaattttagaattttagaatttagaattttagaattttagaattttagaattttagaattttagaattttagaattttagaattttagaattttagaattttagaattttagaattttagaattttataattttagaattttagaattttagaattttagaattttagaattttagaattttagaattttagaattttagaattttagaattttagaattttagaattttagaattttagaattttagaattttagaattttagaattttagaattttagaattttagaattttagaattttagaattttagaattttagaattttagaattttagaattttagaatttagaattttagaattttagaattttagaattttagaattttagaattttagaattttagaattttagaattttagaattttagaattttagaattttagaattttagaattttagaattttagaattttagaattttagaattttagaattttagaattttagaattttagaattttagaattttagaattttagaattttagaattttagaattttagaattttagaattttagaattttagaattttagaattttagaattttagaattttagaattttagaattttagaattttagaattttagaattttagaattttagaattttagaattttagaattttagaattttagaattttagaattttagaattttagaattttagaattttagaattttagaattttagaattttagaattttagaattttagaatttagaatttagaattttagaattttagaattttagaattttagaattttagaattttagaattttagaattttagaattttagaattttagaattttagaatttagaattttagaattttagaattttagaattttagaattttagaattttagaattttagaattttagaattttagaattttagaattttagaattttagaattttagaatttagaattttagaattttagaattttagaattttagaattttagaattttagaattttagaattttagaattttataattttagaattttagaattttagaattttagaattttagaattttagaattttagaattttagaattttagaattttagaattttagaattttagaattttagaattttagaattttagaattttagaattttagaattttagaattttagaattttagaattttagaattttagaattttagaattttagaattttagaattttagaattttagaattttagaattttagaattttagaattttagaattttagaattttagaattttagaattttagaattttagaattttagaattttagaattttagaattttagaattttagaattttagaattttagaattttagaattttagaattttagaattttagaattttagaattttagaattttagaattttagaattttagaattttagaattttagaattttagaattttagaattttagaattttagaattttagaattttagaattttagaattttagaattttagaattttagaattttagaattttagaattttagaattttagaattttagaattttagaattttagaattttagaattttagaattttagaattttagaattttagaattttagaattttagaattttagaattttagaattttagaattttagaattttagaattttagaattttagaattttagaattttagaattttagaattttagaattttagaattttagaattttagaattttagaattttagaattttagaattttagaattttagaattttagaattttagaattttagaattttagaattttagaattttagaattttagaattttagaattttagaattttagaattttagaattttagaattttagaatttagaattttagaattttagaattttagaattttagaattttagaattttagaattttagaattttagaattttagaattttagaattttagaatgttagaattttagaattttagaattttagaattttagaattttagaattttagaattttagaattttagaattttagaattttagaattttagaattttagaattttagaattttagaattttagaattttagaattttagaattttagaattttagaattttagaattttagaattttagaattttagaattttagaattttagagttttagaattttagaattttagaattttagaatttgtgatttttttagcattctTAAATCAGGTACAATTCAAATAATAATATTCTCGGATTTCAAAACtaattgcaataattttaaatttaaatctatcATTTATCTAGGCATCTATTATTtataattcttttttaaatgtttaaattttgaaagttcataaatttagtttttctttcatagttcaaaaaacatatttgaaattttattgaattgaaatttattattattagtaTTATTGAAAtctgaatttaatttataaattcttgccaattgttgattgatgatatatttttttcaggcaaCAAACATTTTCCAATCTGATTCTGCCGGAAACCGGAATGCGTTCCCGTGTGGTCACTCGTGGCTTCCGTAGAATCCACGGAAGCAGCCCCGTTTGTTTCGTACTCGTACTCCACAAAACCCACGTTTCCTCGTACTCCGGTAAACATCAATCCGTCGGAGATCCAAGATCGTCGCCAAGGCGTCGCATCCGAGTTTTGATCAACTCGTCGAGGAACAAAAGTCCAACACGACCAAGATGCTGCCACGGCCGCCTCAGAAGAACATCAACACCCAAGCCGGAAGCTGCGGTCAAGGCAAATCCAGAAGGAAGCCAAGTTGGGGAAGAATCGGCGATACGCAAGTGAAATTAAGTgtacaataaatatttttgtgaaattttgacagctggaataaaaaaaaatcaataaaaacaaaacaacagttttttcaacTGCAACATGACCCAAAAATCCGaaatgacagcacacgacaatagcacgacattctaaataacaaaaccgtgcgacgtcggtcgaatgtcgtacgacaatgtcgtacaatttcgatcatcgatcgcacgacaaatacgacattttggtgcaaaaacgtatgacattcgtgcgaaagtcgcacgacattgtcgAGCGACGTCGTACtattgcacggacgacaaacgacggacgtccgacggacttttcagtcaggggaGCTCACGATTTAGCTACGATGACCACGATTTTCTTCGATTTGCCGCGATTTGGCGCGATGAGCGCGATTTGGTGCGATGTGCGCGATTTGAATACGATGAGAGCGCGATGCAAAAAAATCTCACGATGTGAGCTgtcaaactgctcgaatgggaATGACAGCCACGGAATGTAATTTTTTGCTGTCATCACATTCGAGCAGCAgaatataaataaacaaagtaaaaaacGTGGTCCGAAATTTGCCGCTTTGATTACGGGTTCTACTTTTTGTTCGTTTCCGAGAAAGGATCTAGAAGAACCAGCTTGTTTGCGTTTCCAAGGCAATCAAGAATTCGATGGCGAAGTTGCACGAATTAGGCAACCTAGACGGTCGTATTCCGTGTCCGAGATCGCTCACAAATGTGCAATCATTCCCGTTCTTAACCCAAACATTTGCGGTGGTGGAGGACGTGAGACCTGGTCGCGCTCTCGTGGCAACCCTGCGGCCAATGGTCGCGCTAGATTTACCAGCGCTGCCGGGAACGGGAATAGCGCCGAGCGTCGAAAGATGCCGTGGAGAATGCGTATCAAAAGCTTGTGTGCATGATCCGTCTCGTGCTTGACCGGTTGGGAAGCAACCGTAGCCCCCTTTTGCGGTGGCGAATTCAGTGTTGGTGGCACGCGTAGTGCCATTTGCCGACAGATGACGAGGACCACCCTGCAGAGACGAGTTCGGTTTGAAGCTCGCAACGTTGATGGCCAAAATTGCAGGAGCAACCTCTGCTATAGAAGGGAATGTTCCGCCGCCCAAAACGGTTCCACAACCCCCGCCGTAGCAGCACCCATTGCCGGTTCCAGTCGTTTCTGCGACTAAACAAAGCATCTCCTATCGCATCTGGACTCGCAAGTAGGTAAGTTTTGTGGTCTTCGGTTGATTCAGTGCGCTGATTTTGGTATATATTTTAGTCTATGATTTCAACGTCCGAACAGAACGTGCAGGTTCTTCAGCGGACGCTTTCGAATCTGAGCCCGGGTGGGCGGGAATCGAGTCCGAAACAACTCCAACAACAACACCACTGGCAACAGTTTTACGGTCGCGGCGAACAAGTCTACGGTAGTGGCAGCGGCCAACAATATGGTTCCCACGTCGTCCTCGTCCTCGGACGCCTTCCAGAAAATGAACAATCTAATCAGTCAACCGGTCGCACAACTATGAGCCGGCCGATGAAATCACCGGCGGCCACGAGAAGCAGTGTTTCCGGTGGACTTGACAATGAAAGCTCGGAAAGTAGTACCGAATGTAGCAACCCGGTTGGTAGCTGCTCGAGCTCGAGTGGCGGAGATGGAGGCCGCACCACGACTACGACCAGTATCAATAACAACAGTGGTCCGGCAGTACCGGTTGGAGCTGTAAAGGCGGCCACGGCTGGTGCAACAGCAGCACTAGCTCTGAGCACGAGAACCAGTTCAACCAGCTGGTTCGGAACAAGCTTTGCAACCAGACGGTCC
Protein-coding regions in this window:
- the LOC120430705 gene encoding uncharacterized protein LOC120430705, giving the protein MISTSEQNVQVLQRTLSNLSPGGRESSPKQLQQQHHWQQFYGRGEQVYGSGSGQQYGSHVVLVLGRLPENEQSNQSTGRTTMSRPMKSPAATRSSVSGGLDNESSESSTECSNPVGSCSSSSGGDGGRTTTTTSINNNSGPAVPVGAVKAATAGATAALALSTRTSSTSWFGTSFATRRSCSGLSNYIWWTRPIPRQKSSRSATHPDGPSSLPHSGKRLPNNAKLADLT